From Candidatus Binatus sp.:
CGAGGGAATGCGCGAAGACCCGGCCCTCACGCAGGTTGCCAACGTTGCCTGTCTGCCGGGGATCGTTGGCTACTCGCTTGCGATGCCCGACATCCATTGGGGCTACGGCTTCCCCATCGGCGGCGTGGCGGCTGTCGATGCCGGTGAAGGTGTCATATCGCCGGGAGGAGTCGGCTACGACATCAATTGTGGCGTGCGCCTGGCGCGCACGCACCTGCGATTCAACTTCGTCGAACCGCGAATAGATCAGCTGGCCGATGCGCTCTTCGCCAAAATTCCGGCCGGAGTCGGCTCTTGGGGTGCAATACCGGGACTGTCGATCGAGCAACTCAAGCAAGTGGTCAGCGAAGGCGCGAAGTGGGCGCTGCGCAACGGATACGCTACCGAGCGCGACCTCGAACATACCGAGGAAGGCGGAATGCTCGCGGGCGCCGACCCCGACGGCATAAGCGAGCGCGCTTACCAGCGCGGTGCGAAGCAACTGGGTACGCTCGGTTCGGGCAATCACTTTCTCGAAGTCAGCCGGATCGACGAGATCTATGACTCGAAGCTTGCCGATGCGTTGGGACTCGAACTCGGTCAGGTCACCGTTCTGATCCATTCGGGCTCGCGCGGCCTGGGCCACCAAACCTGCGATGACTATCTCAGACTTATCGGTGGCGCGATGCCCCGTTACGGAATCAACCTGCCCGATCGCCAGCTCGCCGCCGTTCCAATCAGCTCGCCGGAAGGGCAGGCCTATCTCGGCGCCATGGCCGCCGCCGCGAACTTTGCCTGGTGCAATCGGCAGGTAATGATGCATCTCGCCGAGCAGGCGTTTCTGGAAGCGCTCTCGATCGCGCCCAGAGAACTGGGCTTCGAGCTGGTGTACGATGTCTGCCACAATATCGCCAAATTCGAAGAGCACAGTGTCGATGGCCGCCAGCGACTCGTCTGCGTGCATCGCAAGGGCGCCACCCGCGCCTTCGGCCCCGGCCATCGGGCGTTGCCTGAGGCACTGCGTCCGCTGGGACAGCCCGTGCTGGTGCCTGGAGATATGGGCCGCTATTCGTTCGTCCTGGTGGGCCTTGAAAATGGCATGCGCGAGACCTTCGGCTCA
This genomic window contains:
- a CDS encoding RtcB family protein → MDLIKLSDYLWEIPKTGAMRVPGRVYASAKMIEGMREDPALTQVANVACLPGIVGYSLAMPDIHWGYGFPIGGVAAVDAGEGVISPGGVGYDINCGVRLARTHLRFNFVEPRIDQLADALFAKIPAGVGSWGAIPGLSIEQLKQVVSEGAKWALRNGYATERDLEHTEEGGMLAGADPDGISERAYQRGAKQLGTLGSGNHFLEVSRIDEIYDSKLADALGLELGQVTVLIHSGSRGLGHQTCDDYLRLIGGAMPRYGINLPDRQLAAVPISSPEGQAYLGAMAAAANFAWCNRQVMMHLAEQAFLEALSIAPRELGFELVYDVCHNIAKFEEHSVDGRQRLVCVHRKGATRAFGPGHRALPEALRPLGQPVLVPGDMGRYSFVLVGLENGMRETFGSSCHGAGRLMSRMKANREARGRDLHAELKALGVTVRAHSRAGLAEEMPHAYKDVAEVVEVMEAARITRRVARLRPFAVIKG